In Rhinatrema bivittatum chromosome 11, aRhiBiv1.1, whole genome shotgun sequence, a single window of DNA contains:
- the BLOC1S3 gene encoding biogenesis of lysosome-related organelles complex 1 subunit 3, with product MEKEDKTDLRKVTETRKMSASRHQTVVLGEASETDSEEEVYLSSITLGAFNSAAGLKVPGEASETDDEGEGSPSKITHITKSIGTSLPPLIVIRNEEQKSPIGKEKKLTLPIHHQSRYSTLVQQKLLESNARLYHDVSSTVKQVYWTAAKELWAIINQFSNSQSGIINASHSIRLILDDLRTITEKIDIITSCNLLPDIRVDPPQA from the exons ATGGAGAAAGAAGATAAAACTGACTTGAGAAAG GTGACTGAAACAAGGAAGATGTCTGCTAGCAGACACCAGACTGTAGTGCTAGGAGAGGCATCAGAAACAGACTCCGAAGAAGAAGTTTATCTCTCATCTATTACCCTGGGGGCTTTTAACAGTGCTGCTGGCTTGAAGGTCCCTGGTGAAGCATCCGAGACAGATGATGAAGGTGAAGGAAGTCCCAGTAAAATAACCCACATAACTAAATCCATTGGGACATCCCTCCCTCCTTTGATAGTAATCCGAAATGAGGAGCAGAAATCTCCCATAGGAAAAGAAAAGAAGCTGACCCTCCCTATCCATCATCAAAGTCGCTACAGTACCTTGGTGCAGCAGAAGCTGCTAGAAAGTAATGCCCGTCTGTACCATGATGTCAGCAGCACCGTTAAACAGGTCTACTGGACAGCTGCCAAGGAACTGTGGGCTATCATTAACCAATTCAGCAATTCCCAGAGTGGCATTATCAATGCCTCACACAGCATCCGCCTGATTCTTGATGACCTGAGAACcattactgagaaaattgacatcATCACTAGCTGTAATTTGTTGCCGGACATACGGGTGGATCCTCCACAGGCATAA